From Streptomyces sp. GSL17-111, one genomic window encodes:
- the ndgR gene encoding IclR family transcriptional regulator NdgR, with translation MDNSSGASSGVGVLDKAALVLSALESGPATLAGLVSATGLARPTAHRLAVALEHHRFVARDMQGRFILGPRLSELAAAAGEDRLLASAGPVLTHLRDVTGESAQLYRRQGDMRICVAAAERLSGLRDTVPVGSTLPMKAGSAAQILMAWEEPERLHRGLQGARFTATALSGVRRRGWAQSVGEREPGVASVSAPVRGPSNRVVAAVSVSGPIERLTRHPGRMHAQAIVDAANRLSEALRRG, from the coding sequence ATGGACAACTCTAGCGGCGCCTCAAGTGGTGTGGGCGTTCTCGACAAGGCAGCTCTGGTACTGAGCGCTCTGGAGTCCGGTCCGGCCACTCTCGCCGGGCTGGTGAGCGCGACCGGGCTGGCGCGACCGACGGCGCACCGACTCGCGGTGGCTCTCGAGCACCACCGCTTCGTCGCCCGGGACATGCAGGGCAGGTTCATCCTGGGCCCCCGCCTGTCCGAACTGGCCGCGGCGGCCGGCGAGGACCGTCTGTTGGCCTCGGCCGGGCCCGTCCTGACGCACCTCCGCGACGTCACCGGGGAGAGCGCACAGCTCTACCGGCGCCAGGGCGACATGCGCATCTGCGTGGCGGCGGCCGAGCGGCTCTCCGGTCTGCGCGACACCGTTCCCGTCGGCTCCACGCTCCCGATGAAGGCCGGCTCGGCCGCCCAGATCCTCATGGCCTGGGAGGAGCCGGAACGACTGCACCGCGGGCTCCAGGGGGCCCGGTTCACCGCGACCGCCCTCTCCGGCGTGCGACGCCGAGGCTGGGCACAGTCCGTCGGCGAACGGGAACCGGGCGTGGCCTCCGTCTCAGCCCCCGTGCGCGGCCCGTCCAACCGCGTCGTGGCGGCCGTCTCGGTGTCCGGACCGATCGAGCGGCTCACGCGGCACCCGGGCCGCATGCACGCCCAAGCGATCGTCGACGCCGCGAACCGGCTGTCGGAGGCCCTGCGGCGCGGCTGA
- a CDS encoding DUF4188 domain-containing protein — translation MTAAADGGVTVFMVGMRINRPLAVRSWWPVFTAMPRMLRELSGDRESGMLGFRLLNGGPRVLYVVQYWSSHEKLTAYASAQDREHRPAWTAFNRRARRAAGAVGLWHETYVVPAGAHESVYVSMPPFGLGAATGVIPVGRTGERAAARLRLGPSPQG, via the coding sequence ATGACCGCCGCTGCGGATGGGGGCGTCACCGTGTTCATGGTGGGGATGCGCATCAACAGGCCGCTCGCGGTCCGCAGCTGGTGGCCGGTGTTCACGGCGATGCCCCGCATGCTCAGGGAGCTGAGCGGGGACAGGGAGAGCGGGATGCTCGGATTCCGGCTCCTGAACGGCGGGCCACGGGTGCTCTACGTCGTCCAGTACTGGTCGTCCCACGAGAAGCTGACCGCGTACGCCTCCGCGCAGGACAGGGAGCACCGGCCGGCCTGGACAGCGTTCAACCGCCGGGCACGCCGGGCCGCCGGTGCGGTGGGGCTGTGGCACGAGACCTACGTCGTGCCCGCAGGAGCCCACGAGAGCGTCTACGTCTCCATGCCGCCCTTCGGGCTGGGTGCCGCCACCGGCGTCATACCGGTCGGGCGCACGGGGGAGCGGGCGGCCGCGCGGCTGCGGCTCGGCCCCTCGCCGCAGGGCTGA
- a CDS encoding MerR family transcriptional regulator — translation MRLAELSERSGVPTATIKYYLREGLLPPGERVTATQAEYGEEHLRRLGLVRALIQVGRVPVARAREVLDAIEDESLPQDARLGTAVESLPPGRGSTAGPEVLKAAGHRVAELREELGWNRVSATVGQEMLVAAVATLMQLGYPCSLEHLMPYARLAGELAAHDMDLVERFEAPTTQLEAAVALTVLYEPVLLGLRRMAHAEEATLRYADGPGTRT, via the coding sequence ATGAGACTGGCCGAACTGAGCGAACGCAGCGGGGTGCCGACCGCGACGATCAAGTACTACCTCCGGGAGGGGCTCCTCCCGCCCGGCGAGCGGGTCACGGCGACGCAGGCCGAGTACGGCGAGGAGCACCTGCGGCGGCTGGGCCTCGTGCGCGCCCTCATCCAGGTGGGGCGGGTGCCCGTGGCCAGGGCGAGGGAAGTGCTGGACGCCATCGAGGACGAGTCGCTACCGCAGGACGCACGGCTCGGTACCGCCGTCGAGTCACTCCCACCGGGCCGCGGCTCGACGGCCGGGCCCGAGGTGCTCAAGGCCGCCGGCCACCGCGTCGCCGAGCTGCGGGAGGAGCTCGGCTGGAACCGGGTGAGCGCCACGGTGGGCCAGGAGATGCTGGTGGCGGCCGTGGCCACGCTCATGCAGCTCGGCTACCCGTGCTCACTGGAGCACCTCATGCCCTACGCCCGTCTCGCGGGCGAGCTGGCCGCGCACGACATGGACCTCGTCGAGCGCTTCGAGGCGCCCACCACGCAACTGGAGGCGGCCGTGGCCCTGACCGTGCTCTACGAGCCGGTTCTGCTCGGCCTGCGGCGCATGGCGCACGCCGAGGAGGCGACCCTCCGGTACGCCGACGGCCCCGGCACCCGGACCTGA
- the gltX gene encoding glutamate--tRNA ligase, which produces MASATTPAPVRVRFCPSPTGNPHVGLVRTALFNWAFARHHGGTLVFRIEDTDAARDSEESYQQLLDSMRWLGFDWDEGPEIGGPHAPYRQSQRMDLYADVARKLLDAGHAYRCYCTTEELDARREAARKAGRPSGYDGLCRDLSAERVAAYEAEGRTAVVRFKMPDEAITFTDLVRGELTFQPENVPDFGIVRANGAPLYTLVNPVDDALMEITHVLRGEDLLSSTPRQIALYRALAEIGVGNGGTPQFGHLPYVMGEGNKKLSKRDPESSLNLYRERGFLPAGLLNYLSLLGWSLAEDRDIFSMDEMVAAFEITAVNANPARFDLKKCEAINATHLREMPVAEFAAACEPWLRAPFAPWKPEAFDRAAFDELAPLAQTRLTVLSDITANVDFLFLDEPVRDEASWAKAMKPGAEALLATARERLAAAEWNAEALKAAVLAAGEEHGLKLGKAQAPVRVAVTGRTVGLPLFESLEVLGRERTLARVDAALAQLSA; this is translated from the coding sequence GTGGCTAGCGCAACCACCCCGGCACCCGTCCGGGTCCGTTTCTGTCCCTCGCCGACCGGCAACCCGCACGTGGGCCTGGTCCGCACCGCCCTGTTCAACTGGGCGTTCGCCCGCCACCACGGCGGCACGCTGGTGTTCCGCATCGAGGACACCGACGCCGCAAGGGACTCGGAGGAGTCCTACCAGCAGCTCCTGGACTCCATGCGGTGGCTCGGGTTCGACTGGGACGAGGGTCCCGAGATCGGCGGCCCGCACGCGCCGTACCGGCAGTCGCAGCGCATGGATCTCTACGCCGACGTGGCGCGGAAGCTGCTCGACGCCGGGCACGCCTATCGCTGCTACTGCACGACGGAGGAGCTGGACGCCCGCCGCGAGGCCGCCCGCAAGGCCGGCCGCCCCTCCGGGTACGACGGGCTGTGCCGCGACCTGAGCGCGGAGCGGGTCGCCGCGTACGAGGCCGAGGGCCGCACGGCCGTCGTGCGCTTCAAGATGCCCGACGAGGCGATCACCTTCACCGACCTGGTCCGCGGCGAGCTGACCTTCCAGCCGGAGAACGTGCCCGACTTCGGCATCGTCCGGGCCAACGGCGCACCGCTGTACACGCTGGTCAACCCGGTCGACGACGCGCTGATGGAGATCACCCACGTGCTGCGGGGTGAGGACCTGCTGTCCTCCACCCCGCGCCAGATCGCCCTGTACCGGGCGCTCGCGGAGATCGGCGTCGGCAACGGCGGCACCCCGCAGTTCGGCCACCTGCCCTACGTGATGGGCGAGGGCAACAAGAAGCTGTCCAAGCGGGACCCGGAGTCCTCGCTCAACCTCTACCGCGAGCGCGGCTTCCTGCCGGCCGGGCTGCTCAACTACCTCTCCCTGCTCGGCTGGTCGCTGGCGGAGGACCGGGACATCTTCTCGATGGACGAGATGGTCGCCGCCTTCGAGATCACGGCGGTGAACGCCAATCCGGCCCGCTTCGACCTGAAGAAGTGCGAGGCCATCAACGCCACGCATCTGAGGGAGATGCCGGTCGCCGAGTTCGCCGCCGCGTGCGAGCCGTGGCTCAGGGCGCCGTTCGCCCCGTGGAAGCCCGAGGCGTTCGACCGGGCGGCCTTCGACGAGCTGGCGCCGCTGGCCCAGACCCGGCTGACCGTCCTGTCCGACATCACGGCCAACGTGGACTTCCTGTTCCTGGACGAGCCGGTGCGGGACGAGGCCTCCTGGGCCAAGGCGATGAAGCCCGGGGCGGAGGCCCTGCTCGCCACGGCCCGGGAGAGGCTCGCGGCGGCCGAGTGGAACGCCGAGGCCCTGAAGGCCGCCGTCCTCGCGGCCGGCGAGGAGCACGGGCTCAAGCTCGGGAAGGCGCAGGCCCCCGTCCGGGTCGCCGTCACCGGCCGCACCGTCGGCCTCCCGCTGTTCGAGTCGCTGGAGGTCCTGGGCCGCGAGCGCACCCTGGCCCGCGTCGACGCCGCCCTGGCGCAGCTGTCGGCCTGA
- a CDS encoding fumarylacetoacetate hydrolase family protein gives MRIARFSIDGNVGFGVVEGDADTEPGLVLDIIKGHPFGEFERSGQKVPLGQVRLLAPVLPSKVVAVGRNYAEHAKELGHTVPETPVVFFKPSTSVVGPGDPVAYPAFSADVQHEAELAVVIGRMCHQVPRERVAEVILGYTCANDLTARDVQRGEEQWARAKGFDGSCPLGPWVETELDPADVAVACTVNGEQRQLGRTGEMVRSVADLVVHISEAMTLLPGDVILTGTPAGVGPLNVGDEVAVTIEGIGTLTNKVIKRG, from the coding sequence GTGCGCATCGCCAGATTCTCCATCGACGGCAACGTCGGATTCGGCGTCGTGGAGGGCGACGCCGACACCGAGCCCGGACTCGTGCTCGACATCATCAAGGGGCACCCCTTCGGCGAGTTCGAGCGCTCCGGCCAGAAGGTCCCGCTCGGCCAGGTGCGGCTGCTCGCCCCCGTCCTCCCCAGCAAGGTCGTGGCCGTCGGCCGCAACTACGCGGAGCACGCCAAGGAGCTGGGACACACCGTCCCCGAGACCCCGGTGGTCTTCTTCAAGCCCTCCACCTCGGTCGTCGGCCCCGGCGACCCGGTGGCATACCCGGCGTTCTCCGCCGACGTCCAGCACGAGGCCGAACTCGCCGTCGTCATCGGGCGCATGTGTCACCAGGTGCCGCGAGAGCGCGTCGCCGAAGTGATCCTCGGCTACACCTGCGCCAACGACCTCACCGCGCGCGACGTCCAGCGCGGCGAGGAGCAGTGGGCGCGGGCGAAGGGCTTCGACGGCTCCTGCCCGCTCGGCCCCTGGGTCGAGACCGAGCTGGACCCCGCCGACGTCGCCGTGGCCTGCACGGTCAACGGTGAACAGCGGCAGCTGGGCCGCACCGGCGAGATGGTCCGTTCCGTGGCCGACCTCGTCGTGCACATCAGTGAGGCGATGACCCTCCTGCCCGGCGACGTCATCCTCACCGGCACCCCCGCGGGCGTCGGCCCCCTCAACGTCGGCGACGAGGTCGCCGTCACCATCGAAGGCATCGGCACTCTCACCAACAAGGTGATCAAGCGTGGCTAG
- a CDS encoding GTP-binding protein, protein MDFASSSGASRSTTSAKIVVAGGFGVGKTTFVGAVSEINPLRTEAVMTSASAGIDDLTHTGDKTTTTVAMDFGRITLDQDLILYLFGTPGQDRFWFMWDDLVRGAIGAVVLVDTRRLADCFPAVDYFENSGLPFVIALNGFDGHQPYSPEEVREALQIGPDTPIITTDARHRADAKSALITLVEHALMARLR, encoded by the coding sequence GTGGACTTCGCAAGCTCTAGCGGTGCCTCCCGCTCCACCACCTCCGCGAAGATCGTGGTGGCCGGTGGGTTCGGCGTGGGCAAGACGACCTTCGTGGGCGCCGTGTCGGAGATCAATCCACTGCGCACCGAAGCCGTCATGACCTCCGCCTCCGCCGGCATCGACGACCTCACCCACACCGGTGACAAGACGACGACCACCGTGGCCATGGACTTCGGCCGGATCACGCTCGACCAGGACCTGATCCTGTACCTGTTCGGGACGCCGGGGCAGGACCGGTTCTGGTTCATGTGGGACGACCTGGTGCGCGGTGCGATCGGTGCCGTCGTGCTCGTCGACACCCGGCGTCTGGCCGACTGCTTCCCGGCCGTGGACTACTTCGAGAACAGCGGGCTCCCCTTCGTCATCGCCCTCAACGGCTTCGACGGCCACCAGCCCTACAGCCCCGAGGAGGTGCGCGAGGCGCTGCAGATCGGCCCGGACACGCCGATCATCACCACCGACGCCCGGCACCGCGCCGACGCGAAGAGCGCGCTGATCACCCTCGTGGAGCACGCCCTCATGGCCCGCCTGCGCTGA